The genomic region ATCAAGATGCCAGGAGCAGAACCCTGAAGGGTTACGCCAGTACCAGCGCAGCCGCTTTTCCATTTCAGGCGCATAACGCTGAACCCAGCGGTAAATCGTGGAGTGATCAACGTTGACACCGCGCTCGGCCAGCATTTCCTGCAGCTCACGATAGCTGATGCCGTATTTACAGTACCAGCGCACTGCCCACAGGATGATGTCACGCTGAAAATGCCGGCCTTTGAATGGATTCATGTGCTGCTCCGTCAGCAAAAGGTGACGATGAGTTTATCACCTCCAGATTTTTGCAACAGTGCCCTCATCGCTGAAACAACCATGTTCATCGTGAAAACGATTAAGAGCTTCCAGCGCTTCGTTGTTTTCCTCCTGCCATTTTTTCGCTTCATACTGGCGTAGTTCAGCGTCAAAGGCTGCGGTCAGAGTGGCACTGAGGTTAATTCCAGCCTCGCGCGCACGGCTGAGTAAGGCACGTTCTACGGTCATAGTAACGCTTTGCGTTGATCGTTGTGTTGTTGACATAAATACCTCGCGTCAAATGCCGTGTAACAAACACGGCTCATTAGACGTAGCATAACACCAAAATGCAATGTAGCGGAAAAATATGGGCTTCCGGCGTAGCTTTCGCGTTTAGCGTGAGTTTTCGTTCCACTGAGGAACGGGGATTTATGTGCGTCAGCGCATGTAAGGCGGCAGGATGAAATGACAGGTAGCACTGAGGATTATCCGCCGATACCAATGAGGGATCGAAAGGGATCGCCTATCCATCCCTTACCCTGCAAAGCCATAACCCACTAAAAGCGGCTCAGGGGCTTCTGTGCGCGGTCGGAGTGGTCACCGCAGTTGGGGCGTATCTCCGCGTTAGCGGGTCGTGAGAGCCGCTTACGAGCGTGTAAGCAAAACGTTCAGCGATATTTGCTGACGCATCCGGCGTGGCCGGATTTGTCCAATCCCTCGAGGGATTCCGATCTGAATGCCCCGCGCTTTAGCGTGAGGAGCTACTTCTGAGGCGCTTGCGCCGATGCTGTTCGGTTATCCACTTTTTAAAGGGGATAACAGTAATGTTTTTTATTTATTGGTTTATCTTTTAATACGTAAGCAATTAAAAGATAAACAAAAAGAGTAATTTCGCCATCTCGTTTGCACTTCATTATCACTTACCCACAAGCTATACAGCAGTTGTGGACGGCTACGCCGGAACCGCCGAAAAATCCGCCATTCAAAAAGGGAGGCTGGTTTGGATTTCGGAAATTATTGTACGTTAAGGCTGTTTTTTGTACTGCGGCTTGATGGTTAGGAGATTGAATCGCTTCTTTTGATATCGCCTGACCATGAAAAATGACACTGTCTACTCCATTGCTGCTGCTGACCTGTGTGGGTCTTGATATAAAAATGCCATCTTCGCTGTATTTTCAACCTGAAACCCATTTTTGTGGCGTGTTCACCCGCCACGGCTCCGGAAAAATGCAACCGGCCTTTACAGAGGATGCACTGATACGGATCTGTGCCCAGGAAGCCTTTCATCAGTACCGCGAACCCGGGGCGTTTAGGTTTTTCCCGTACCGTCATCTCCAGCGCTTCGTAAACCTTTGGCAGCAGCGTGCCCCGCTTTCGGTTGGCCAGAAAGCCGGAGTAGCGCACCATCTTAAAATGCCGCGCCGGAATGTGGCTGATATAGCGCCCGATCATCTCTTCCTGACTCAGCGTCTGGCGTTTATGTTTTCCCGTGCGGTGATCGAGGTAGTGGTGGACTACCGCGCCTCCGCCGTAGTGTCGCAGACGGGAAGCCGACACCGGCGGGCGCTTCAGGTAGCGGCCGAGGTATTTCACGCTGTGCCAGGCTCCCCGGGTCTTCTTCGCGAAGTGTACCTTCCAGTGTCGGCCATATTGTGCCTTCAGGTAACGCCGCCACTGGCGCTCATCGCGGATGTGGCCCAGACCCGGCACCATGCCGGGCATGATCCGGGCGTAGCTGTCGCGCAGCAGTCGGATAACAGCACCACGCCAGATTTCCTCAACGGCCTTCTTTTTAAAGAAGAGGCTGCGCCAGACGCGGTGCTTAACGTCGAGACCGCCCCGCATGACGGAGACGTGGATATGCGGATG from Erwinia tracheiphila harbors:
- a CDS encoding type II toxin-antitoxin system CcdA family antitoxin, giving the protein MSTTQRSTQSVTMTVERALLSRAREAGINLSATLTAAFDAELRQYEAKKWQEENNEALEALNRFHDEHGCFSDEGTVAKIWR